From one Thalassobaculum sp. OXR-137 genomic stretch:
- a CDS encoding enoyl-CoA hydratase/isomerase family protein: MSEVKGTSELSGTDDVLVHVEDRIATVTINRAAKHNAMNLEVFGALGKVFTALDADAELRCVVIRGAGGKAFSAGADISEFESVRKDKKAAIDYAKTSNPSGHAVVSCRHPTIALIEGLCVGGGFGLAALCDLRICGESSRFGVPVKRLGLVESPEELEFQVKKYGATAMLEILLVGDLLNAEKAFHYGIVNKVVPDAEVEAAAYEWAAKIAEGAPLTARWHKKFVYRLTDPAPLSDAEIDEGYDAFDTEDFQRGYKAFLAKEKPSFVGR, from the coding sequence ATGAGTGAGGTCAAAGGGACGAGCGAATTGAGCGGCACCGACGACGTGCTCGTCCATGTGGAGGACCGTATCGCCACGGTGACGATCAACCGGGCGGCCAAGCACAATGCCATGAACCTCGAGGTCTTCGGCGCGCTGGGCAAGGTCTTCACCGCGCTGGACGCGGACGCGGAGCTGCGCTGCGTGGTGATCCGCGGGGCGGGCGGCAAGGCGTTCTCCGCCGGGGCCGACATCTCTGAGTTCGAGAGCGTGCGCAAGGACAAGAAGGCGGCCATCGACTACGCGAAGACCTCCAACCCGTCCGGCCATGCGGTGGTGTCCTGTCGCCACCCGACCATCGCCCTGATCGAGGGGCTGTGCGTCGGCGGCGGCTTCGGGCTCGCGGCCCTGTGCGACCTGCGGATCTGCGGCGAGAGCAGCCGGTTCGGCGTGCCGGTGAAGCGGCTGGGCCTGGTGGAATCGCCGGAGGAGCTCGAGTTCCAGGTGAAGAAATACGGCGCCACCGCGATGCTGGAGATCCTGCTGGTGGGCGACCTGCTGAACGCGGAGAAGGCCTTCCATTACGGCATCGTCAACAAGGTGGTGCCGGATGCCGAGGTCGAGGCCGCGGCCTATGAATGGGCGGCGAAGATCGCCGAGGGCGCGCCGCTGACCGCGCGCTGGCACAAGAAATTCGTCTACCGCCTCACCGACCCGGCGCCGCTGAGCGACGCGGAGATCGACGAGGGCTACGACGCCTTCGACACCGAGGATTTCCAGCGCGGCTACAAGGCGTTCCTGGCCAAGGAGAAGCCGAGCTTCGTGGGGCGTTGA
- a CDS encoding CoA transferase produces MANRGFGPLQGMTVIELCHHMAGPTCGLMLADMGADVIKVEKIKGGDDTRRNLPPEINGEAAAFMMMNRNKRGVVIDLKTEEGAEILRKLVAKADVLTENFRPGVLERLGLGYEDLKAINPGLIYASISGFGRTGPYARRGGFDLVAQGMSGLMSITGERPDGPPVKVGAPICDITAGLLLALGVCAAYSHRLKTGEGQRLDTSLMEAGITHTYWQSAIAFATGVAPRAMGSAHPLNAPYQAVKTADGYINIAANTGTFWTGMLDMIGAPQLADDPRFKTNGDRMANLKDLEAELNARFETRTSDAWLAEFETRGIPAGPIFDVLEMHRDPQTIAREMVPTTEHPVAGTVQTIGLPIKFETTPGKVATPSPLFGQHTEGVLEELGYGAEEIARLAETGAVLLGTLPNQEAAE; encoded by the coding sequence ATGGCGAACCGGGGGTTCGGCCCGCTCCAGGGCATGACGGTGATCGAGCTCTGCCACCACATGGCCGGGCCCACCTGCGGGCTGATGCTCGCCGATATGGGCGCCGACGTGATCAAGGTGGAGAAGATCAAGGGCGGCGACGACACCCGCCGGAATCTGCCGCCGGAGATCAACGGCGAGGCCGCCGCCTTCATGATGATGAACCGCAACAAGCGCGGCGTGGTCATCGACCTGAAGACCGAGGAGGGGGCGGAGATCCTGCGCAAGCTCGTCGCCAAGGCCGACGTGCTGACCGAGAACTTCCGCCCCGGCGTGCTCGAACGGCTCGGCCTCGGCTACGAGGATCTGAAGGCGATCAACCCCGGCCTGATCTATGCCTCCATCTCCGGCTTCGGGCGCACCGGCCCCTATGCCAGGCGCGGCGGCTTCGACCTCGTCGCCCAGGGCATGAGCGGGCTGATGAGCATCACCGGCGAGCGGCCGGACGGCCCGCCGGTGAAGGTCGGGGCCCCGATCTGCGACATCACCGCCGGCCTGCTGCTGGCGCTCGGCGTCTGCGCCGCCTATTCCCACCGGCTGAAGACCGGCGAGGGCCAGCGGCTCGACACCTCGCTGATGGAGGCCGGGATCACCCACACCTATTGGCAGTCGGCCATCGCCTTCGCCACCGGCGTGGCGCCTCGGGCCATGGGCTCGGCCCATCCGCTGAACGCGCCCTATCAGGCGGTGAAGACCGCCGACGGCTATATCAACATCGCCGCCAATACCGGGACGTTCTGGACCGGCATGCTGGACATGATCGGCGCGCCGCAGCTCGCCGACGACCCGCGGTTCAAGACCAACGGCGACCGCATGGCCAACCTGAAGGATCTCGAGGCGGAGCTGAACGCGCGGTTCGAGACCAGGACCAGCGACGCCTGGCTCGCCGAGTTCGAGACGCGGGGGATTCCCGCCGGGCCGATCTTCGACGTGCTGGAGATGCACCGGGACCCGCAGACCATCGCCCGCGAGATGGTGCCGACCACCGAGCATCCGGTCGCCGGCACTGTCCAGACCATCGGCCTGCCGATCAAGTTCGAGACCACGCCGGGCAAGGTGGCCACGCCGTCGCCGCTGTTCGGTCAGCATACCGAAGGCGTGCTCGAGGAGCTCGGATACGGCGCCGAGGAGATCGCCAGATTGGCCGAGACGGGCGCCGTCCTGCTCGGCACGTTGCCCAACCAGGAGGCTGCCGAATGA
- a CDS encoding GntR family transcriptional regulator: protein MRSRSTPLPHPASLRRSMPEEVAALLREEILDGVLAPDARLRQEHLAQRFGTSQAPIREAFRRLEAEGLVVAVANRGVRVAGLSAAEAEEIGALRLSLEPGLAVRAAENATNVDAAAARAAIEAMGQASTPAALMVANAAFHDALYAAAGRPITLDLVTGLRARFERYLRLMWRMTGHAALSNDEHGEILDLVLAGDGAAVGRVMARHIEGSTAEILKALTAGR, encoded by the coding sequence ATGCGTTCCCGGTCGACCCCCTTGCCTCACCCCGCGTCCCTGCGCCGTTCGATGCCGGAAGAGGTCGCCGCTTTGCTGCGCGAGGAGATCCTGGACGGGGTCCTGGCGCCCGACGCGCGGCTGCGCCAGGAGCATCTGGCCCAGCGCTTCGGCACCAGCCAGGCGCCGATCCGCGAGGCGTTCCGTCGCCTGGAGGCGGAGGGGCTGGTCGTGGCCGTGGCCAACCGGGGGGTGCGGGTCGCCGGGCTCTCGGCGGCGGAGGCGGAGGAGATCGGGGCGCTGCGGCTGTCCCTGGAGCCGGGGCTGGCGGTCCGCGCCGCCGAGAACGCCACCAATGTCGACGCGGCGGCAGCACGGGCGGCGATCGAGGCGATGGGGCAGGCGTCGACGCCGGCGGCGTTGATGGTCGCCAACGCGGCGTTTCACGACGCGCTCTACGCCGCCGCCGGCCGGCCGATCACCCTGGACCTGGTGACGGGCCTGCGGGCGCGGTTCGAGCGCTATCTGCGGCTGATGTGGCGGATGACCGGCCATGCCGCGCTGTCGAACGACGAGCACGGCGAGATCCTGGACCTGGTGCTGGCCGGGGACGGGGCCGCCGTGGGTCGGGTCATGGCGCGGCACATCGAAGGCTCGACGGCGGAGATCCTGAAGGCGCTGACGGCCGGCCGATAG
- a CDS encoding HAD family hydrolase, whose protein sequence is MRPDDFDAITFDVYGTLIDWEPSILARLRACVDSQGADGAGVAPTDAALIDAFDRARAHYQMLSPARPYPRILELAIAYVAGEWGGRVDPDQQAAFGASVGEWVAYDDSVAALARLKERFVLGALTNMDDASFALSRARLGEPFEILVTAERAGAYKPSLRHFVLSLTDLAARGIPPHRVLHVAQSRRADVRPCNLLGQPVVHIDRGGKALGHTGFGAELAVPDATYPTMEAFVEEFLN, encoded by the coding sequence ATGCGACCGGACGATTTCGACGCGATCACCTTCGACGTCTACGGCACCCTGATCGACTGGGAGCCCAGCATTCTGGCGCGGCTGCGGGCCTGTGTGGATAGCCAGGGGGCCGACGGTGCCGGCGTGGCCCCCACCGATGCCGCGCTGATCGACGCCTTCGACCGGGCCCGGGCGCATTACCAGATGCTGTCGCCGGCCCGGCCCTATCCGCGAATCCTGGAGCTGGCCATCGCCTATGTGGCCGGGGAATGGGGCGGGCGCGTCGATCCCGACCAGCAGGCCGCCTTCGGCGCCTCGGTCGGCGAGTGGGTCGCCTATGACGACAGCGTCGCCGCCCTGGCCCGGCTGAAGGAGCGCTTCGTGCTGGGCGCGCTGACCAACATGGACGACGCCTCCTTCGCCCTATCCCGGGCCCGGCTCGGCGAGCCGTTCGAGATCCTCGTCACCGCCGAGCGCGCCGGCGCCTACAAGCCGTCGCTGCGGCATTTCGTGCTGTCGCTCACCGATCTCGCCGCACGGGGTATCCCGCCGCACCGGGTGCTGCACGTGGCCCAGAGCCGCCGGGCCGACGTCCGCCCCTGCAACCTGCTGGGCCAGCCGGTGGTGCATATCGATCGCGGCGGCAAGGCGCTCGGCCATACCGGCTTCGGCGCCGAACTGGCGGTGCCCGACGCCACCTACCCGACCATGGAAGCCTTCGTGGAAGAATTCTTGAATTGA